The following DNA comes from Winogradskyella sp. PG-2.
GCTATGGTCTTGTCTAAATTTAATACAGTATCAGTTTTAAAAAATCATTTAGCAGTAGGTGAGAAAAAGGTAAAATTAAGAAAGTTCTTAACTGTTTTTCAATTTACTATTGCTCAAGTATTTATTATAGCTACACTCTTGGTTGGTAAACAAATTAACTATTTATTAAATAAGGATATGGGTTTTAAAAGTGAAGCTGTAGTAACGGCATTTAGACCATTTGGAGAAGATGGGTTGGAGAAAATGCAATTACTTTCTGAACAGCTAAAATCTATACCTGAGATAAATGCAATCAGTCTTGGTAATTATACACCTGCTTCTTTTAGCACTAATACAACTACAGTAAGACGTTTTATTGATGATAAAGAAATACATGGCGATATGCAATTATTACATGGTGATACTAATTATTTAAATCTTTTTGAAATCGAGCTTTTGGCTGGTAGAGCAAGACGAAATGATACAGTTAGAGAACTTATCATTAATGATGCAGCTCGTAAGTTTTATGGTTTTAACTCGCCAGAAGAAGCCATCGGACAAACGTTACTTTACGAAGATGACCCACTTCCTATAGTAGGTGTAATGGAAAATTTTCATCAGCGATCATTAAAAACTGAAATTAAACCAATGAGTTTGTTGGGGGATTTTTATAGAGAAAATTGGACCTATTTCACACAAGCACATTTAGCTCTAAACACCTCTTCTGGGAGTTTAGAAACAGCAATTTCTAAAATTGAGAATGCCTACAACTCAATTTATCCAGGTGAAGAATTGAGACTAGAATTTTTAGACGAAACCATTGCCAAGTTTTATAAAAGTGAGAGAAAAATATCTACACTTTTAAATTGGTCAACAGGCTTATCAATATTAATTAGTTGTCTTGGTTTACTTGGTCTTGTAATTTACACTACAAACCGTCGTGTCAAGGAAATTGGAGTACGTAAGGTTTTGGGTGCTTCATTATTACAAATCAACAAGCTTTTAAGTAAAGAATTTTTAATTCTTGTTGCTATAGCTTTTATAGTTGCTGCACCAATTGCTTATTACGGAATTAATAATTGGCTACAAGATTTTGCCTATAAAACTAGTATTAGTTTTTGGGTGTTTTTGATGAGTGGTTGTGCTATGATTTTCTTTGCTTTATTAGTGATAAGTGCTAAAACGCTTCAAGCCGCAAATGCAAATCCGGTAAACTCACTACGCTCGGAATAAAGTGTTTAATTACTCAGTTTTTAAGTGTACGATTACGAACAAGAAGTGTATCGAAATCGTACACTTTTGTTTTTAATAAAAACTATAAAATACTGTTTTTTAGACACTTAAATGTTTGGCATCATCTTCTCTGTATAATTGATGTAGTTATTAAATTCAATCAAAAAACAATCATGATTCTAAATTATATCAAAATAGCATTCAGAACTTTACTAAAAAATAAAGGCTATAGTTTTCTTAACATTTTCGGATTAGCCATTGGTATTACATGTGCAAGTTTAATCTTTCTTTGGGTTGAAGATGAAATGAGTTTTAATGAATCTTTTGCTAGACAAGAGCATATCTATATAGTGCCAACTAACCAAAATTATGAAGGAGAATGGCGAACATTTTACTCGTCACCTGGACCTTTAGCAAAGGATATGAAGAATGATATTCCTGGGATTATAAAATCTACTACGTCTAGTCAAGAAACTCGCTTATTAGCTATTGGTGATAATTCAATTAATAGAACAGGGCGTTATGCTAATGTAGATTTCTTAGATATTTTTAGTTTAAAATTTATTGAAGGCAATCGAGAAGATGCATTTAAAAACCCTGAGGCTATTATATTGACTCAAGAAACAGCAGAACAACTTTTTGGTAATAACGAAAAAGTAGTAGGTAAGGTTGTTAAAATGAATAATAGAGATAATTATCTAGTTACTGGAGTAGTTGAAAACTTGCCAAACAACGTCACCTTTTCTTTTGACTGGGTAGCACCATTTGAACGTTATAGAGATGGTGCTGAATGGATGACAGAATACGGTAGTAATTTTTCGGATACGTTTGTAGAATTAGCGCCAGAATCTAATTTTGAAATCGTAGATGCTCAAGTGAGATCACTTATAGGTAAGAAGGAAGAAAATACAACTGATTACGCCTTTTTGCATTCAATGAAAGATTGGCATTTACGCTCTAAGTTTGAAGGTGGTAAGATTGTTGGTGGTCGTATTACTTATGTAAGTTTGTTTACAATCATTGCTTTTATAATTTTATTGATTGCCTGTATTAATTTTATGAATTTAAGTACTGCTCGCAGTGAAAAACGTGCCAATGAAGTTGGAGTGCGCAAGGCAATGGGATCTGGTAGAGGTAGACTAATTACACAATTTATATCTGAAGCTTTAATATTATCATTTATAGCGACACTATTTAGTGTAATACTTCTTGCAATTTTATTACCACAGTTTAATCTTATTATTGATAAGACGTTAACATTGAGTTTATCGAATTCAACTCATATTTTTAGTCTTATTGGTATAGCAATTACTTGTGGCCTTTTTGCAGGTTTATATCCAGCATTTTACTTATCATCTTTTAAACCAGTAGAAGTTTTAAAGGGCTTAAAAGTTACTGAAGGTTCAGCTACATTAATACGGAAAGGGTTAGTTGTAGGACAGTTTACAATTTCAATAGTTTTTATAATTGTTACCATTTTAGTCTACCAACAAATTCAACATGCCAAAAATAGGGATTTGGGTTATGATAAAGATCAGTTAATATCGATGCGAATTAATAGAGGAATTATAGATAAGTTCAATGTAATTCAGCAGGATTTGATTAGTTCAGGTTCAGTTTATAATGTTGCTTTGTGTAATTCACAACTATTATCAGGAGGTAATAATGGATCAGGTTTTAATTGGAAAGGAGGTACAAATGCAGAAGACGTTTTAATCTCTTTTAGAAATATTTCAGAAGGATTTTATGATACTACTGGCATGGAAATTATTGAAGGTCGTAGTTTTAGTAAAAATATTGATGCAGATAGTACTTATGCAATGGTGTCACAGTCTCTTGCAAAAATGATGGGAGATGAAAACCCAATTGGAAATATTGTTACTAGAGGGGAAGATACTTATGAGGTTATAGGTGTCGTTAA
Coding sequences within:
- a CDS encoding ABC transporter permease, translated to MKHKVFSLINVIGLTIGLSASFVIGLMIFYDYTFDDFHKDGDRIYRVVTDFEAPEGEFHNPGVTLALKDAVVENSNFEAISEFYRERPLKVENRASNLEFKLPKFVIFADKDYFKIFDYKFVAGDANKTLSNPNEVILTKERATKYFPSINLSEVIGKTLVYNDSINASVTGVVENLDGRTDIVFQEFISHPTILQTRMRGNILGKNWNNTNSSSQLFVKLNTNADIPAIKSRFKDLAAEHADEDDIKYGEERIFQLQPLRDIHFNENYGVYDYTKGQASRSLLKNLALVALFLLLLGCINFINLNTAQASQRAKEIGIRKTLGSSRKQLINQFMGETFLLVIVSALLSLLLSKWLINVFSDFVPEDLSFELFKTPIVLVCIIVLLLLVAFLSGFYPAMVLSKFNTVSVLKNHLAVGEKKVKLRKFLTVFQFTIAQVFIIATLLVGKQINYLLNKDMGFKSEAVVTAFRPFGEDGLEKMQLLSEQLKSIPEINAISLGNYTPASFSTNTTTVRRFIDDKEIHGDMQLLHGDTNYLNLFEIELLAGRARRNDTVRELIINDAARKFYGFNSPEEAIGQTLLYEDDPLPIVGVMENFHQRSLKTEIKPMSLLGDFYRENWTYFTQAHLALNTSSGSLETAISKIENAYNSIYPGEELRLEFLDETIAKFYKSERKISTLLNWSTGLSILISCLGLLGLVIYTTNRRVKEIGVRKVLGASLLQINKLLSKEFLILVAIAFIVAAPIAYYGINNWLQDFAYKTSISFWVFLMSGCAMIFFALLVISAKTLQAANANPVNSLRSE
- a CDS encoding ABC transporter permease yields the protein MILNYIKIAFRTLLKNKGYSFLNIFGLAIGITCASLIFLWVEDEMSFNESFARQEHIYIVPTNQNYEGEWRTFYSSPGPLAKDMKNDIPGIIKSTTSSQETRLLAIGDNSINRTGRYANVDFLDIFSLKFIEGNREDAFKNPEAIILTQETAEQLFGNNEKVVGKVVKMNNRDNYLVTGVVENLPNNVTFSFDWVAPFERYRDGAEWMTEYGSNFSDTFVELAPESNFEIVDAQVRSLIGKKEENTTDYAFLHSMKDWHLRSKFEGGKIVGGRITYVSLFTIIAFIILLIACINFMNLSTARSEKRANEVGVRKAMGSGRGRLITQFISEALILSFIATLFSVILLAILLPQFNLIIDKTLTLSLSNSTHIFSLIGIAITCGLFAGLYPAFYLSSFKPVEVLKGLKVTEGSATLIRKGLVVGQFTISIVFIIVTILVYQQIQHAKNRDLGYDKDQLISMRINRGIIDKFNVIQQDLISSGSVYNVALCNSQLLSGGNNGSGFNWKGGTNAEDVLISFRNISEGFYDTTGMEIIEGRSFSKNIDADSTYAMVSQSLAKMMGDENPIGNIVTRGEDTYEVIGVVKDYQYGNMYESSSDPVLFFNYHNYARYMYIKTKDGIPINKALSSIEAVLKKHNPAFPFEYTFVDDVFDTKFKNEQLVGELSQIFAILAILISCLGLFGLAAYTAQQRRKEIGVRKVLGASISGIVKLLSKDFLKLIGISIVIAIPIAWYFMQDWLKDYAYRIEINWWVFVIAGVVAILIAMLTVSFQAIKAAIANPADSLKTE